The genomic stretch GCGCCTGAGAACAAAATTGAAATCGGGCAGGAGACCCATAAAGCCGACCGGTCTTCCATCGTCTTCAGCTATCAGGGTCAATTCAGGCACTGCGATCTGTTTCAGTTTCTCACCGAGATGATACAATTCTTCATCGGTGAGCGGGATGAAACCCCAATTCTTCTCCCAGGCTGAGTTATAGACCTCTTTGAATACCAGCATCTCTTCACGAAATCGTCTCTTGTCGATGGGCCTTACTCTCACACCCCGTTTTTCGGCTATCGCAGCCACCCTCAACACTTTTTCCGGAAGAGATTCCCGGACGTCATGGATGTACGCATAAAGGTCCTTTGCCTTTCTCATTCCGCACATTTCCACGAGATCGTTGTAATATGACGGATTATATGGCGTCATGAGCATGGGAGGCTCATCGAATCCTTCTATGAGAAACCCGCATTCTTCATTCGTAGAGAAGTTCATCGGGCCCCTCATGAGTGTCATTCCCCTCTCCTTCAGTTCCCTGCCGGCAGCCAGGAGGAGACCCTGAGCGATGTCGGGGTCATTGAGAGATTCAAAGAAACCAAAGAAACCGGCTGATTCGCCGTGAAACGCGATGTGCCTCTGATTGAGAATAGCGGCTACCCTCCCCACCGTTTTCCGCTCTTTCCGCGCAATAAAATACTTCACCTCTGCATGCCTGAAGAAAGGGTTTTTCATCGAAAACTGCTCCTTCATGTCCCCTCTGAGAGGAGGAGCATACCGGGAATCCCGGGAGTAAAGAGAATAGGGAAAATCTATAAAGCGGAGGAGATCTTCTTCTTTCTTGACCTCAACGATTTCCAAAGGTTCAAGGTATCAGCCCGAGCGCCTGGCCGACTTTCTTAAAGGCACTGAGCACCTTATCGAGATGCGCATCCGTATGGGTAGCCATATAACTTGTCCTTATGAGTGCCCTTCCGTCAGGGACGGCGGGGCTGACCGCAACATTTGCGAATACCCCCTCTTCCTGGAGCATCATCGCCATCTTAAAAGCGGTCTCATTATCACCAACAATTACAGGGATGATGGGTGTTGCGCTCGGTCCAACCTCAAACCCGAGGCTTTTGAACCCCTTCAGCATCTTTCTCGTGTTCTTCCAGAGCTGTTCAATTCTTTCGGGCTCGCTCTCGATAATATCAACAGCGGCACTCACAGCAGCTACCGATGCGGGCGGAGGGCTTGCGCTGAAAATCAAGGGGCGTGCAATATGTTTTATGTAATGGATGACGTCTTCGGTTCCCGCTATAAACCCCCCGATAGATGCGAGGGATTTGCTGTAGGTCCCCATGATCAAATCCACCTCATCCTCAAGGCCGAAATGCTCGGAAGTTCCCCTCCCCATGCTCCCCAGGACACCGATGCCGTGAGCATCATCAACCATGACCCGCGCGCCGTAAGTCTTTGCCAGCTCCACGACCTTCGGAAGGTTAACGATATCACCCTCCATACTGAAAACTCCGTCAACAACGATAAGTTTTCCCCTACCATTATAGTGATCGAGAAGCCTTTCGAGGTCAGCCATATCATTATGCCTGAACTTTTTAACCTCGCCGTAGGAGAGCCTGCACCCATCGATGATACTGGCGTGGTCCATCTTGTCTATGATGACAATATCGTCCTTCCCGGCGATGGCCGAGATCACCCCGAGATTCACCTGAAACCCCGTAGAAAAAACGAGCGCGGCCTCCTTCCTGATAAACCGAGCGAGTTTCTCCTCCAGCTCCACGTGAATGGTTAAGGTGCCGTTCAGGAATCTCGACCCGGCACATCCGGAGCCATATTTCTTAACGGCTTGTATGGCAGCTTCTTTCACCTTCGGATGGTTCGTAAGGCCGAGATAATTGTTGGAGCCGACCATGATCATTCGCCTGCCGTTAATGGTCACTTCGGGGTCCTGAGCGCTCTCGACGACCCTGAAGTAGGGATAAAGACCGACTGAAATCAATTCCTTCGCCCTCGTGAATTTAGAGCACTTCTCAAAAATGTCAGTCGTCTTTCTTACAGCCATTGATGAATCCTGTACCAATCTGCTGTCCATTTTATTCCTTCCTTTACCATAACTTTCGGTATGAAGCCAAACTCCCTTTCTGCTCTCTCATTATGACACACCCATTGAGATTGGTTAAGTTCCTTCACTTTGTCCCTGTTTATAATGGAAGCCCCATTGGTGAGTTTAGCACTAATCGCTGCGAAAAGTGTCATGAGGCCTTTCGGTATCATCAATTTCGTCGCCTTCGTCTGCAGGACCTCCGCTATCTCGGTCACGATTTCTTCATTCGAATAAACCTTGCTGTCCGATAGGAAATATACCCTCCCCCTCGTCTTTTCGGCCTCCGCCGCCAAGACCATCCCCTTGACGAGGTCTTCGACATAAAGGAATGAATAATAACACTTTCCCCAGTAAGGATAAAAGCCTTTCCCGATCATTTTGAAAAAAAGAAACAAATCCCTGTCTCTCGGACCGTATACGGCAGGCGGTCTCAGAATTGTCACCGGAATCTCTTTTTCGTATCTCAGGGTCACTCTTTCAGCCTCCAGTTTCGACTTTCCGTAACTCGAAACGGGGTTCGCCTTCGTAACCTCGCCTGACGCGTCGTTGTGATTTCCCGGTCCCACCGCAGCAAGGCTGCTCAAGTAGAGAAATCGTTTCAGTTTCGTGCCCCCCGCCGCAATAATCCTGAGGAGATTTTCTGTGCCCTTCACATTCGCTGAGAAAAAGTCCTCGTCTTTCTTCGCTTTCGTAAGACCGGCAAGGTGGAATACATAATCGTAGTCGACCGCCAGATCCCGGAGGGAGTCCGGACTCTCGCAGTCGCCGTATACGATTGCAGCACCAAGTCCATCAAGCCATCTCAGGTCAGAGGTCCTTCTGACAAGACAGGCAACCTCGTACCCCCTTTTGAGCAGTTCATCCACGAGATGACTTCCGATAAAGCCTGTTG from Thermodesulfovibrionales bacterium encodes the following:
- a CDS encoding pyridoxal phosphate-dependent aminotransferase family protein — protein: MAVRKTTDIFEKCSKFTRAKELISVGLYPYFRVVESAQDPEVTINGRRMIMVGSNNYLGLTNHPKVKEAAIQAVKKYGSGCAGSRFLNGTLTIHVELEEKLARFIRKEAALVFSTGFQVNLGVISAIAGKDDIVIIDKMDHASIIDGCRLSYGEVKKFRHNDMADLERLLDHYNGRGKLIVVDGVFSMEGDIVNLPKVVELAKTYGARVMVDDAHGIGVLGSMGRGTSEHFGLEDEVDLIMGTYSKSLASIGGFIAGTEDVIHYIKHIARPLIFSASPPPASVAAVSAAVDIIESEPERIEQLWKNTRKMLKGFKSLGFEVGPSATPIIPVIVGDNETAFKMAMMLQEEGVFANVAVSPAVPDGRALIRTSYMATHTDAHLDKVLSAFKKVGQALGLIP
- a CDS encoding NAD-dependent epimerase/dehydratase family protein, which encodes MKALVTGATGFIGSHLVDELLKRGYEVACLVRRTSDLRWLDGLGAAIVYGDCESPDSLRDLAVDYDYVFHLAGLTKAKKDEDFFSANVKGTENLLRIIAAGGTKLKRFLYLSSLAAVGPGNHNDASGEVTKANPVSSYGKSKLEAERVTLRYEKEIPVTILRPPAVYGPRDRDLFLFFKMIGKGFYPYWGKCYYSFLYVEDLVKGMVLAAEAEKTRGRVYFLSDSKVYSNEEIVTEIAEVLQTKATKLMIPKGLMTLFAAISAKLTNGASIINRDKVKELNQSQWVCHNERAEREFGFIPKVMVKEGIKWTADWYRIHQWL